CCGTGCAAGGATCATCCGTTCCTTTGCGGACCGGAAGGCTTGGCGATGCTGAAGCAGGACATGGAGAGCGAAGGGGTCAACACCTTCGTGCTTGCAGCATGTTCAGGGCGTGTGAACTATGATGTGTTTAACCTTGGGCCCGAGGCGATCGTGGAGCGTGTGAACCTGAGGGAGCAGGTGGCCTGGAGTATGCCGCCCCAGGATGAAGATACGCAGATGCTGGCTGAGGACAACCTGCGCATCGCCTGTGCCAAGGTCAAAGACACCAAGTTGCCCGAAGCGTTCAAGGCCGAAGAGGAATATGCAAAGGATATTTTGGTGGTCGGAGGAGGTCTGGCCGGATTGACCGCTGCTCTGGAGACCGCCAAGGCAGGATACAACGCCGTTCTGGTCGAGAAAGAGGCGACCTTGGGGGGATGGCTGGCCCGGAACAAGAAGCGGATCACCATGCCCTACAAGGAACTTACCGACACGGGAATCGAGGACTTGGTGTCCGCTGTGACGGGGAACCCGAAGATCAAGGTGTACACCTCGGCGAGCGTCGAGAAGGTCGAAGGGGGTCCAGGGCTTTTTTCTGTCGCGATCAAAGCTGACGGGAATGCAGTCACGGAGCGGATCGGCGCCATTGTGCAGGCCAATGGCTGGGTCCCGTACGATGCGAACAAGCTGGGCCATCTGGGCTACGGCAAGTTCAAAGACGTCGTGACCAATGTCGAATTCGAGTTGATGGCGGCGGGCGGGAAGATCGCACGGCCTTCCGACGGAAAAGAGGTCAAGAATACGCTGTTCATCCAGTGCGCCGGGTCGCGTGATCCCGAGCATCTGCCCTACTGCTCCTCCGTATGCTGCATGGTGTCGCTCAAGCAGGCGACCTATCTCAAAGAGCAGGACCCCGAAGCCGTCAATTACATCCTTTACAAGGACATGCGGACGGTCGGCCAGGCCGAGGATTTTTACCGCAAAGCCCAGAACGACGGGAATATCTTTATCCGCGGCAGTGTTAAGGAGGTTGGAGAATCGGGCGGCAAGTTGTTCGTAGAGGCCGACGACGAACTGCTGGCGGAGAGGATCAGGATCGAGGAGATTGACCTGGTGGTTCTCGCTGTCGGAATGGTGCCGGCCACCAAGCCGTTGCAGACCCCGCGGATCAAGGCGCCTCAGGATGCACCGGACAAGGATGAAGAAGGGATGATCGAGGTGCAGCCAGATTCCGGTTTCTTCGCCACACCGGCGTTGAGGCTTGCCTATCGTCAGGGTCCCGAGTTGCCGACGCTCAAATACGGCTTCCCGGATTCGCACTTCATCTGTTTCCCGTATGAAAGCAGACGGACGGGAATCTATGCGACCGGCTGTGTGCGGAAACCTATGGAAACCGCTAAAGTGTTAGACGACGCGGTGGGCGCGGCCATGAAGGCGATCCAGTGTTGCGAGGCGACCGCCAACGGGATAGCCGTGCATCCACGGGCCGGTGATATGAGCTATCCCGAGTTCAACATGAATCGGTGTACACAGTGTAAACGGTGTACGGAAGAGTGCCCGTTTGGTGCCATCAATGAGGACGAAAAGGGGAATCCTCTGCCCAATCCCACCCGCTGCCGTCGATGCGGCGTGTGTATGGGTGCCTGTCCCGAGCGGATCATTTCTTTCAAGAATTACTCGGTGCCGATGATTGGCAACATGATCAAAGCTATTCATGTGCCTGAAGAAGACGAGGAAAAGCCCAGAGTGGTGGCGCTCATCTGTGAGAACGACGCCT
The Desulfatiglans anilini DSM 4660 DNA segment above includes these coding regions:
- a CDS encoding FAD-dependent oxidoreductase — translated: MDKKTIVYICTGCGIGDAVNVDQLKEVVDEDFSLPCKDHPFLCGPEGLAMLKQDMESEGVNTFVLAACSGRVNYDVFNLGPEAIVERVNLREQVAWSMPPQDEDTQMLAEDNLRIACAKVKDTKLPEAFKAEEEYAKDILVVGGGLAGLTAALETAKAGYNAVLVEKEATLGGWLARNKKRITMPYKELTDTGIEDLVSAVTGNPKIKVYTSASVEKVEGGPGLFSVAIKADGNAVTERIGAIVQANGWVPYDANKLGHLGYGKFKDVVTNVEFELMAAGGKIARPSDGKEVKNTLFIQCAGSRDPEHLPYCSSVCCMVSLKQATYLKEQDPEAVNYILYKDMRTVGQAEDFYRKAQNDGNIFIRGSVKEVGESGGKLFVEADDELLAERIRIEEIDLVVLAVGMVPATKPLQTPRIKAPQDAPDKDEEGMIEVQPDSGFFATPALRLAYRQGPELPTLKYGFPDSHFICFPYESRRTGIYATGCVRKPMETAKVLDDAVGAAMKAIQCCEATANGIAVHPRAGDMSYPEFNMNRCTQCKRCTEECPFGAINEDEKGNPLPNPTRCRRCGVCMGACPERIISFKNYSVPMIGNMIKAIHVPEEDEEKPRVVALICENDAYPALDMAGIKRMKWSPYVRFIPVRCLGSVNLVWVADALSRGIDGLLLFGCRHGDDYQCHFIKGSELANTRLGKVSETLDRLALESDRVKFVEVGISDYHKIPQIIDEFMETIESVGPNPYKGW